The following coding sequences are from one Clostridioides difficile ATCC 9689 = DSM 1296 window:
- the spoVG gene encoding septation regulator SpoVG, with protein MKITDVRVRKLTEEGKMKCIVSITFDNLFVVHDIKVIEGHNGLFIAMPSRKVGEGNFRDIAHPINAEMRQVLEDAVLQAYHEALVQWEVAAE; from the coding sequence ATGAAGATAACTGACGTAAGAGTAAGAAAATTAACAGAAGAAGGTAAGATGAAATGTATAGTTTCAATAACTTTCGATAATTTGTTTGTAGTGCATGATATAAAAGTTATAGAAGGCCATAATGGGCTATTTATAGCAATGCCTAGCAGAAAAGTAGGCGAAGGAAATTTCAGAGATATAGCTCATCCAATAAATGCAGAAATGAGACAAGTTTTAGAAGATGCAGTTTTACAAGCGTATCATGAAGCATTAGTTCAATGGGAAGTAGCTGCTGAATAA